A genome region from Mycobacterium florentinum includes the following:
- a CDS encoding aromatic ring-hydroxylating oxygenase subunit alpha — protein sequence MPRFPKPSEGSWTQHYPELGTAPVSYEDSISPRIHELERAAIFKRAWLNVGRVEQIPRKGSYFTKELKVVNTSIIVVRTGSGEVKAYHNICRHRGNKLVWNDMPLEETSGVCRQFTCKYHAWRYDLDGNLTFVQQEEEFFDLDKSRYGLVAVHCEMWEGFIFVNFAKQPEQSLREFLGPMVTALEGYPFDKLTSRFYYRSEVKANWKLYMDAFQEFYHAPVLHANQSPTAYSKAAAEAGFEAPHYRLDGPHRLVSTSGVRAWEMPDEMRKPIDDICRSGLFGPWDKPDLGEMPAGLNPAKCDPWGLDSFQLFPNFVILFWGQGWYLTYHYWPTSYNSHLFEGTLYFPQPRTPRDRVAQELAAVTFKEFGLQDANTLEATQSMIESQVLDGFLLCDQEILIRHLHKETAAWIDEYQRGSAASV from the coding sequence ATGCCTCGATTTCCCAAGCCGTCGGAGGGAAGCTGGACGCAGCATTACCCCGAATTGGGCACCGCTCCGGTGTCCTACGAAGACTCCATCAGCCCGCGGATCCATGAACTGGAACGGGCTGCGATCTTCAAACGCGCCTGGTTGAATGTTGGCCGCGTCGAACAGATTCCACGCAAGGGTAGCTACTTCACCAAGGAGCTCAAGGTCGTCAACACCTCAATCATTGTGGTGCGCACGGGATCCGGCGAGGTCAAGGCGTATCACAACATCTGCCGCCATCGCGGCAACAAGTTGGTGTGGAACGACATGCCGCTCGAGGAGACCAGCGGGGTGTGCCGGCAGTTCACCTGCAAGTACCACGCCTGGCGGTACGACCTGGACGGCAACCTGACGTTCGTCCAGCAGGAGGAGGAGTTCTTCGACCTGGACAAGAGCCGCTATGGTCTGGTGGCGGTGCATTGTGAGATGTGGGAAGGCTTTATCTTCGTCAACTTTGCCAAGCAGCCCGAGCAATCGCTGCGCGAATTCCTGGGGCCGATGGTGACGGCGCTCGAGGGCTACCCGTTCGACAAGCTGACGTCGCGTTTCTATTACCGCTCGGAGGTCAAGGCGAACTGGAAGCTGTATATGGACGCGTTCCAGGAGTTCTATCACGCGCCGGTGCTACACGCGAACCAGTCGCCGACCGCATATTCAAAGGCCGCTGCCGAGGCGGGTTTTGAGGCGCCGCACTACCGCCTGGACGGTCCGCACCGGTTGGTCAGTACCTCCGGGGTGCGGGCCTGGGAGATGCCAGACGAGATGCGCAAGCCGATCGATGACATCTGCCGGAGCGGACTGTTCGGGCCTTGGGATAAGCCGGATCTGGGCGAGATGCCGGCGGGCCTGAATCCGGCGAAATGCGATCCGTGGGGCCTGGATTCGTTCCAGCTCTTCCCCAACTTCGTGATCCTGTTTTGGGGCCAGGGGTGGTATCTGACCTATCACTACTGGCCGACCTCGTACAACAGCCACCTCTTCGAGGGGACGCTGTATTTCCCGCAGCCGCGCACGCCGCGCGACCGCGTTGCCCAGGAACTGGCGGCGGTGACGTTCAAGGAATTCGGCCTGCAGGATGCCAATACGCTCGAGGCCACCCAGTCGATGATCGAATCCCAAGTGCTCGACGGGTTCCTGCTCTGCGACCAGGAGATCCTGATCCGCCATCTCCACAAAGAGACCGCGGCCTGGATCGATGAGTACCAGCGCGGCAGCGCGGCTAGCGTGTGA
- a CDS encoding acyl-CoA dehydrogenase family protein, with protein sequence MTPSSSETELFLATARAFLDQHATLAQQRALHAEDRPVDPKWWKQAAELGWAGLLVPEDLGGGNVSGSGLHDLAAIAELTGHTVAPGPLHPVSTVLAGLVDADNHADHAETIQALASGESVATWAVDEPGRSFDPSTPTLTATATARGCRLDGVKDRVEAGAQADLLLVTARAEDGVRQFLIPTGATGVTVRPQRCVDLVKRYARIEFDGVVVDDSARVGSVAQTQALIDRQSQVAMLLQCAETVGILDTVLALTIDWSRDRYSFGRPLGSYQAIKHRLADMTMWLHASRGITARAVDRAAARAGDAALWVSAAKSYLGEHAGPLVQDCVQLHGGIGVTWEHDLHLFLRRITLYRCLFGTPSEHHQAIYRHVRNEGPAA encoded by the coding sequence GTGACACCGTCGTCGTCAGAGACCGAGCTGTTCCTTGCCACCGCCCGTGCGTTTCTGGATCAGCACGCGACGCTCGCCCAGCAGCGAGCGCTGCACGCCGAAGACCGGCCCGTCGACCCCAAGTGGTGGAAGCAGGCAGCAGAATTGGGCTGGGCCGGCTTGCTGGTGCCCGAGGATCTCGGCGGCGGAAACGTATCCGGCAGTGGGCTGCACGACCTGGCGGCCATCGCCGAACTGACCGGGCACACAGTCGCGCCGGGACCGCTGCATCCGGTGAGCACCGTGCTGGCCGGGCTCGTCGATGCCGACAACCACGCCGATCACGCCGAAACCATCCAGGCACTGGCCTCGGGCGAGTCGGTGGCGACCTGGGCGGTCGACGAACCCGGCCGCTCGTTCGACCCGTCGACGCCCACGCTCACCGCGACCGCCACCGCGCGGGGCTGTCGCCTCGACGGCGTCAAGGACCGGGTTGAGGCGGGCGCGCAAGCCGACCTGCTCCTGGTCACCGCCCGAGCCGAAGACGGCGTGCGCCAGTTCCTGATCCCCACCGGCGCTACCGGTGTGACGGTGCGCCCCCAGCGCTGCGTCGATCTGGTAAAGCGGTATGCCCGAATCGAATTCGACGGTGTTGTCGTCGACGACTCGGCCCGGGTGGGCTCGGTCGCCCAGACCCAAGCCCTGATCGACCGGCAGAGCCAGGTGGCCATGCTGCTGCAGTGCGCCGAGACCGTCGGAATCCTCGACACCGTGCTCGCGCTGACGATCGACTGGTCTCGCGACCGTTACAGCTTCGGCCGGCCCTTGGGGTCCTATCAGGCGATCAAGCATCGGCTGGCGGACATGACGATGTGGCTGCACGCGAGCCGCGGCATCACCGCCCGCGCGGTCGACCGGGCGGCCGCTCGCGCCGGTGATGCCGCGCTCTGGGTCAGCGCGGCCAAGTCCTACCTCGGCGAGCATGCCGGGCCGCTGGTGCAGGATTGCGTGCAGCTGCACGGGGGCATCGGCGTCACCTGGGAACACGATCTGCACTTGTTCCTGCGGCGAATCACGCTGTACCGCTGTCTATTCGGCACACCGAGCGAGCATCATCAGGCCATCTACCGGCACGTCAGGAACGAGGGGCCGGCCGCATGA
- a CDS encoding SDR family NAD(P)-dependent oxidoreductase, whose product MSRVAVVTGGASGMGEATCHELGRRGLSVAVLDINEQAAQRVTEDLRADGTAAIGVGADVTDRAAVEQAFAKVRSELGPVSVLVTSAGMFGFSPFAEITPESWSKIIDVNLTGTFHCCQVALPDMVAAKWGRIVMISSSSAQRGSPFAAHYAASKGAVITLTKSLAREYAPHGITVNNIPPSGIETPMQHQAQAAGYLKSNEEIAGNIPLGHLGTGADIAAAVGFLVSEEAGFITGQVLGVNGGAVM is encoded by the coding sequence ATGAGCAGGGTTGCGGTGGTGACCGGCGGCGCCTCGGGTATGGGTGAGGCGACCTGTCACGAGCTGGGCCGGCGCGGCCTGAGCGTCGCCGTCCTCGATATCAATGAGCAAGCGGCGCAACGTGTTACCGAAGATCTGCGCGCGGACGGGACCGCGGCAATCGGTGTCGGCGCCGACGTCACCGACCGGGCGGCCGTCGAGCAGGCGTTCGCCAAGGTCCGCAGTGAGTTGGGTCCGGTGTCGGTCCTGGTGACCAGCGCGGGCATGTTCGGGTTCTCCCCGTTCGCCGAGATCACGCCGGAGTCGTGGTCGAAGATCATCGACGTCAACCTGACCGGTACTTTTCACTGCTGCCAGGTCGCGCTGCCGGACATGGTCGCCGCGAAATGGGGCAGGATCGTGATGATTTCGTCGTCCAGCGCCCAGCGGGGCTCGCCGTTTGCCGCGCACTACGCGGCGTCCAAGGGCGCGGTCATCACCCTGACCAAGTCGTTGGCCCGCGAGTACGCACCACACGGGATCACCGTGAACAACATTCCGCCCTCGGGCATCGAAACCCCGATGCAGCACCAGGCGCAGGCCGCGGGATACCTGAAATCCAACGAGGAGATCGCCGGCAACATCCCGCTGGGGCATTTGGGTACCGGAGCCGACATCGCCGCGGCGGTCGGGTTCCTGGTCTCCGAGGAGGCCGGTTTCATCACCGGCCAGGTGTTGGGTGTGAACGGCGGAGCGGTGATGTGA
- a CDS encoding ArsR/SmtB family transcription factor produces MSNQSRPGCCPSLGATALDDAQAATLATMFKALGDPVRLRLLSLIASHPGGEACVCEISSTFDVSQPTISHHLKLLRAAGLIDCERRGTWVYYWVIPSALQQLSSALKVDDMAMATPGR; encoded by the coding sequence ATGTCGAATCAATCTCGGCCGGGGTGTTGCCCAAGTCTGGGTGCGACCGCGCTGGACGATGCGCAGGCGGCAACCTTGGCGACGATGTTCAAAGCACTCGGCGACCCGGTGCGGCTGCGGTTGTTGAGCCTGATCGCGAGCCATCCCGGCGGTGAGGCTTGTGTCTGTGAAATCTCGTCGACGTTCGATGTTTCCCAGCCGACGATTTCCCACCACCTGAAGCTGTTGCGTGCGGCCGGCTTGATCGACTGCGAGCGGCGGGGCACCTGGGTGTACTACTGGGTGATTCCCTCTGCATTGCAGCAACTTTCGTCAGCATTGAAGGTCGATGACATGGCCATGGCGACACCGGGGCGCTGA
- a CDS encoding ArsI/CadI family heavy metal resistance metalloenzyme: MSRVQLALNVDDLDEAIAFYSKLFDAEPGKVKPGYANFAITQPPLKLVLIENPGHGGTLNHLGVEVPDSDTVHAEINRLTDEGLFTEEELNTTCCFAAQDKVWVTGASGERWEVYTVLADSDTFGPGTDEPDQACCTA; the protein is encoded by the coding sequence ATGTCGCGTGTGCAGCTAGCCCTTAACGTCGACGATCTGGACGAGGCAATTGCCTTCTACTCCAAGCTTTTCGACGCCGAGCCCGGCAAGGTCAAACCGGGCTACGCCAATTTCGCGATCACCCAACCCCCGCTCAAGCTCGTGCTGATCGAGAACCCCGGCCACGGCGGCACTCTCAACCACCTCGGCGTCGAAGTGCCGGACAGCGACACAGTGCACGCCGAGATCAACCGGCTCACCGACGAAGGTCTCTTCACCGAGGAAGAACTCAACACCACCTGCTGCTTTGCGGCACAGGACAAAGTTTGGGTCACCGGAGCCAGTGGTGAACGCTGGGAGGTCTACACCGTGCTGGCCGACTCGGACACCTTTGGGCCCGGCACCGACGAACCCGACCAAGCCTGTTGCACGGCCTAA
- a CDS encoding TauD/TfdA dioxygenase family protein, protein MSLLTITKLSDSVGAEVTGLDPAHLAADDPVGETILDALEDNGVLVFRGLHLDPEAQVAFCHRLGAIDYSSDGHHPVAGIYPVTLDKSKNSSAAYLKATFDWHIDGCTPTGDDYPQKATVLSAKQVAERGGETEFASSYAAYDALTGDEKDRYGALRVVHSLEASQRRITPNPTPKQLAQWRSRRTHEHPLVWTHRSGRKSLVLGASADYVVGMDLDEGRALLTDLLDRATVPDRVYSHNWSVGDTVIWDNRGVLHRAAPYDPDSQREMLRTTVLGDEPIQ, encoded by the coding sequence ATGAGTCTGCTCACCATCACCAAGCTCAGCGACTCCGTCGGCGCCGAAGTCACCGGCCTGGATCCCGCCCACCTGGCCGCCGACGACCCGGTCGGTGAAACCATCCTGGATGCGTTGGAGGACAACGGTGTTCTGGTCTTCCGTGGGCTGCATCTCGACCCCGAGGCCCAGGTCGCGTTCTGTCACCGCCTCGGCGCCATCGATTACTCCTCGGACGGTCATCATCCCGTCGCCGGCATCTACCCGGTCACGCTGGACAAATCGAAGAACTCCTCGGCGGCCTATCTGAAGGCGACGTTCGACTGGCATATCGACGGCTGCACGCCCACCGGCGACGACTACCCGCAAAAGGCCACCGTCCTGTCCGCCAAACAGGTGGCCGAGCGGGGCGGCGAAACCGAATTCGCGTCTTCCTACGCCGCCTACGACGCGCTGACCGGCGACGAAAAAGACCGGTACGGCGCGTTGCGTGTGGTGCACTCGCTGGAGGCCTCCCAGCGGCGGATCACCCCCAACCCCACTCCGAAGCAGTTGGCACAGTGGCGGTCCCGTCGCACCCACGAACACCCCCTGGTGTGGACGCACCGCAGCGGCCGTAAGTCGTTGGTGCTGGGGGCATCTGCCGACTACGTGGTGGGCATGGACCTCGACGAAGGCCGCGCATTGCTCACCGACCTGCTCGATCGGGCCACGGTGCCCGACAGGGTCTATAGCCACAACTGGTCGGTCGGTGACACCGTCATCTGGGATAACCGCGGTGTGCTGCACCGCGCGGCTCCCTACGACCCGGACTCACAGCGTGAAATGCTGCGCACGACCGTGCTGGGTGATGAGCCGATCCAGTAG
- a CDS encoding TetR/AcrR family transcriptional regulator, whose amino-acid sequence MTGESLRDRQRAQIRADIRRAAFRLFVERGYDAVTTEEIATAAGVSPRTFFRHVPTKEELLLAPVRYGGAAIVNHLEERPATEAPDIALINAIVTRTQSFDRADCEEWRAALLVAPGLLDKATIHTPADKDRAVKLVAQRMGANPETDMRPGLLIQLAFAAADFAFQQWVLRSTNRQPLDRYVIEALEGVKSPYWRKKRSTE is encoded by the coding sequence ATGACCGGCGAGTCGCTCCGTGATCGCCAGCGCGCACAGATCCGCGCCGATATTCGCCGAGCGGCGTTCCGGTTGTTTGTCGAACGCGGCTATGACGCGGTGACCACCGAGGAGATCGCCACTGCCGCGGGCGTGTCACCGCGCACCTTCTTCCGCCACGTGCCGACCAAGGAGGAGCTGCTGCTGGCGCCGGTGCGCTACGGTGGTGCGGCGATCGTCAATCACCTGGAAGAGCGGCCCGCCACCGAGGCCCCCGATATCGCGCTGATCAATGCCATCGTCACGCGGACCCAGTCGTTCGACCGCGCCGACTGCGAGGAGTGGCGGGCAGCCCTGCTGGTTGCGCCGGGCTTGTTGGACAAGGCGACGATCCACACGCCCGCCGACAAGGACCGGGCGGTCAAGCTCGTCGCTCAACGCATGGGTGCCAACCCGGAAACCGATATGCGGCCCGGATTGCTGATCCAACTTGCTTTTGCCGCAGCCGATTTCGCCTTCCAGCAGTGGGTACTGCGGTCGACCAACCGACAGCCGCTGGATCGCTATGTGATCGAAGCGCTGGAGGGGGTCAAGAGCCCTTATTGGCGAAAGAAGCGCTCGACGGAATAG
- a CDS encoding type 1 glutamine amidotransferase family protein has translation MPTPAGCLSRPWRRVNPFAGYRVTAFTNDEEDGVGLREKAPWTVEDELVKLGIDFVRGDM, from the coding sequence GTGCCGACTCCGGCCGGCTGCTTGTCGCGGCCCTGGCGTCGGGTAAACCCGTTCGCGGGCTACCGCGTCACCGCCTTCACCAACGACGAAGAGGACGGCGTCGGACTCCGCGAGAAGGCGCCCTGGACGGTCGAGGACGAACTGGTCAAGTTGGGCATCGACTTCGTTCGCGGCGACATGTGA
- a CDS encoding metal-dependent hydrolase family protein yields the protein MTTVLRAARWADVDTGQIHSPAVVLIDGNRITTINPEGPEPDSATVIDLGDVTLLPGLMDMELNLLIGGPGGPEGLPSPMHGVQDDPAYRTLRGAVNARTTLEAGFTTVRNLGLMVKTGGYLLDVALQRAIDQGWHAGPRIYPAGHAVTPYGGHLDPTVFQRLAPGVMPLSVAEGIANGVPDVIACVRYQIRHGAKLIKVSASGGVMSHSTAPGAQQYSDAEFAAIADEAHRAGVRVAAHAVGDSAIRACIRAGIDCIEHGFLATDETIQMMVDHGTFLVSTTYLTEAMAIDRIAPELRKKAEEVFPRAKAMLPKAIAAGVRIACGSDAPAIPHGQNAKEIRALVDRGMTPMQAIRAATVVAAELIEADHELGRLAPGYLADIIAVPGDPSRDIASTLEVSFVMKDGQIHKTPTT from the coding sequence GTGACCACCGTCCTGCGCGCCGCCCGCTGGGCTGACGTGGACACCGGACAAATTCACTCGCCGGCGGTCGTGCTGATCGACGGCAACCGCATCACCACGATCAATCCCGAAGGGCCGGAACCGGATTCGGCGACGGTGATCGACCTCGGGGACGTCACGCTGTTGCCGGGCCTGATGGACATGGAACTCAACCTGCTCATCGGCGGCCCCGGTGGACCCGAGGGCCTGCCCTCCCCGATGCACGGCGTTCAAGATGATCCCGCCTACCGGACTTTGCGTGGCGCCGTGAACGCGCGCACCACGCTGGAGGCCGGGTTCACCACGGTGCGCAACCTCGGGCTGATGGTCAAGACCGGCGGCTATCTGCTCGACGTCGCGCTGCAGCGTGCCATCGACCAGGGCTGGCACGCCGGTCCTCGCATCTATCCCGCCGGGCACGCCGTGACACCCTACGGCGGGCATCTCGATCCCACGGTGTTCCAGCGGCTGGCGCCGGGCGTCATGCCGCTGTCGGTCGCCGAGGGCATCGCCAACGGGGTGCCCGACGTAATCGCGTGTGTTCGCTACCAGATTCGCCACGGCGCCAAGCTGATCAAGGTGTCGGCGTCGGGCGGTGTCATGTCGCACAGCACCGCCCCGGGCGCCCAGCAGTATTCCGATGCGGAATTCGCCGCCATCGCCGACGAAGCCCATCGCGCCGGGGTGCGAGTGGCCGCACACGCCGTCGGCGACTCGGCGATCCGAGCGTGTATCCGCGCCGGGATCGACTGCATCGAACACGGATTTCTGGCCACCGACGAGACGATTCAGATGATGGTCGACCACGGCACCTTCCTCGTCTCCACGACCTATCTGACCGAAGCGATGGCAATCGACCGCATTGCACCGGAGCTGCGCAAAAAGGCCGAGGAGGTATTCCCGCGAGCAAAAGCGATGCTGCCCAAGGCGATTGCCGCCGGCGTCCGCATCGCCTGCGGCTCCGACGCACCGGCGATTCCACACGGCCAGAACGCCAAGGAGATCCGCGCCCTGGTGGACCGCGGCATGACGCCCATGCAAGCCATCAGGGCCGCCACGGTCGTCGCGGCCGAACTCATCGAGGCCGACCACGAGCTGGGCCGCCTCGCCCCCGGGTACCTCGCCGACATCATCGCGGTGCCCGGTGATCCGTCGCGCGACATCGCCAGCACACTTGAGGTCTCCTTTGTGATGAAGGACGGCCAGATCCACAAGACGCCGACGACCTGA
- a CDS encoding aromatic ring-hydroxylating oxygenase subunit alpha, with product MTREGRPPEGSWTEHYPELGTGDISFADSTSKEFFEAEREAVFKRAWLNVARVEELPRIGSYVTKEIEVARVSVILVKGRDERIRAFYNVCRHRGNKLVWNDFPNEPTHGTCRQFTCKYHGWRYDLDGTLKFVQQESEFFDLDTADYGLSPVHCDIWNGFIFINFDAEPRQSLREFLGPMVTGLDGYPFDKLTERYEWVAHNNSNWKIFADAFQEYYHVPSLHPQQVPPEVRDPKAGFTCGHFQLDGPHRLVSTAGRRRWLLPQEYMYPIERATQSGLVGPWRTPDIGELPAGLNPGGIEPWGISNFQIFPNTEILIYGGWYLLYRYWPTSHNTHRFEAYTYFHPARSVRERIEHEVAAVVLKEFALQDAGMLGGTQAALEYGIVDEFPLNDQEILVRHLHKTVVDWVEAYRRENSPARAGV from the coding sequence ATGACGCGCGAGGGTAGGCCCCCGGAAGGCTCCTGGACCGAGCATTACCCCGAATTGGGCACCGGCGACATCTCTTTCGCCGACTCCACCTCGAAGGAGTTCTTCGAGGCCGAACGCGAAGCGGTATTCAAACGGGCTTGGCTCAACGTGGCCCGGGTCGAAGAGCTACCGCGTATCGGCAGCTACGTCACCAAGGAGATCGAGGTTGCCCGGGTTTCGGTCATCCTGGTCAAGGGGCGCGACGAACGAATTCGCGCCTTCTACAACGTCTGCCGGCACCGCGGAAACAAGTTGGTGTGGAACGACTTTCCCAACGAGCCGACTCACGGTACGTGTCGCCAGTTCACCTGCAAGTACCACGGCTGGCGCTACGATCTGGACGGCACGCTGAAATTCGTGCAGCAGGAATCGGAGTTCTTCGACCTCGACACCGCCGACTACGGCCTGAGTCCGGTGCACTGTGACATCTGGAACGGCTTCATTTTCATCAACTTTGATGCCGAGCCCCGGCAGAGCCTGCGCGAGTTCCTGGGCCCGATGGTCACCGGCCTGGACGGCTACCCCTTCGACAAATTGACCGAGCGATACGAGTGGGTCGCGCATAACAACAGCAACTGGAAGATTTTCGCCGACGCGTTTCAGGAGTACTACCACGTGCCGTCGCTGCACCCACAACAGGTGCCGCCGGAGGTGCGTGACCCCAAAGCCGGATTCACTTGCGGCCATTTCCAACTCGACGGTCCGCACCGGTTGGTGTCGACGGCGGGGCGACGGCGCTGGCTGCTGCCGCAGGAGTACATGTATCCGATCGAGCGGGCCACCCAGAGTGGGCTCGTCGGCCCGTGGCGCACCCCGGACATCGGCGAACTGCCCGCCGGGCTCAACCCGGGCGGCATCGAGCCCTGGGGGATCAGTAATTTCCAGATCTTCCCCAACACCGAAATATTGATCTACGGCGGCTGGTATCTGCTGTACCGGTACTGGCCCACCTCCCACAACACCCACCGGTTCGAGGCCTACACGTACTTCCACCCGGCGCGCAGCGTGCGGGAGCGCATCGAACACGAAGTCGCCGCGGTGGTGCTCAAGGAGTTCGCGCTGCAAGACGCGGGCATGCTCGGCGGCACGCAGGCCGCGCTCGAATACGGCATCGTCGACGAGTTTCCGCTCAACGACCAGGAGATCCTGGTCCGCCATCTGCACAAGACGGTGGTGGACTGGGTCGAGGCCTACCGCCGCGAAAATAGCCCAGCGCGGGCGGGAGTGTGA
- a CDS encoding MarR family winged helix-turn-helix transcriptional regulator: MELTENILWLLKQAFYFSLTTVNDAISTHGVSTAQIGVLRQLSNEPGLSGADLARRLLISPQGVQLALTALERRGLVERKQDPQHKRVLKAYLTDQGRQVVAEVLSDAVAAHDRVFGVLSTEEQETLRELLGRVVEKGTGHELTERNISST, from the coding sequence ATGGAACTCACCGAAAACATCCTGTGGCTACTCAAGCAGGCCTTCTACTTCTCGCTGACCACCGTGAACGACGCGATCAGTACGCACGGGGTGAGCACGGCGCAGATCGGTGTGCTGCGTCAGCTCTCCAACGAACCCGGACTGTCCGGTGCCGACCTGGCCCGGCGCCTGCTGATCAGTCCGCAAGGCGTGCAGTTGGCTCTGACGGCGCTCGAGCGGCGCGGTCTGGTCGAACGCAAGCAGGACCCGCAGCACAAACGCGTTTTGAAGGCATACCTGACCGATCAGGGACGACAGGTGGTGGCCGAGGTGCTCAGTGACGCCGTGGCCGCGCACGACAGGGTGTTCGGCGTGCTCAGCACCGAGGAGCAGGAGACGCTGCGCGAATTGCTGGGCCGGGTGGTGGAAAAGGGCACCGGGCACGAGCTCACCGAGCGCAATATATCCAGTACTTGA
- a CDS encoding acyl-CoA dehydrogenase family protein, whose translation MTETVAEFAARARDWLADSMPRLDPDNPPPGARDDEHAWQRARELQQLLYAGGFAGICFPREYGGLGLDVAYQTAFDAETDGYEMPLILNVPTFTICCATLLDVGTEDQKRQHISAALRGEEVLVQLLSEPGGGSDLAGLITRADHDGQCWIINGAKTWSTSAFAADYGLLLARTDPTVPKHDGLTMFLMPIHAPGVTLRRIEQIDGSNEFCEEFFDGLRLDDSAVVGEVNKGWEAAGRLLFHERRAVGQGSEFASGRGRERSEDSYSDYFALAEAAGKADDPLTQDKIGRVLARRMVRDGLVEHVAAAMRDGTLPPAAGSIIRLFHSDVTFLQVDTAVDIVGALGVVDDEHALLKVGERYLSRQTVALGGGSDEMARNVIGERVLGLPREYAADRGVPFNQVRHNKAR comes from the coding sequence ATGACCGAGACGGTAGCCGAATTCGCCGCCCGGGCGCGGGACTGGTTGGCCGACAGCATGCCCCGGCTGGACCCGGACAACCCGCCCCCGGGTGCCCGTGATGATGAACATGCGTGGCAGCGCGCCCGCGAACTGCAACAGCTGCTCTATGCCGGTGGATTCGCCGGGATCTGCTTTCCCCGCGAATACGGCGGACTCGGCCTCGACGTCGCCTACCAGACGGCCTTCGATGCCGAAACCGACGGCTACGAGATGCCACTGATTCTCAACGTTCCCACCTTCACGATCTGCTGTGCGACCCTGCTGGACGTCGGCACCGAAGACCAGAAGCGCCAACACATTTCCGCGGCGCTGCGAGGTGAGGAGGTGTTGGTGCAGCTGCTTTCCGAGCCGGGTGGTGGCTCGGATCTGGCCGGACTGATCACCCGCGCCGATCACGACGGTCAGTGCTGGATCATCAACGGCGCCAAGACCTGGAGCACCAGCGCCTTCGCCGCGGACTACGGGCTGCTGCTGGCCCGCACCGACCCGACGGTACCCAAGCACGACGGGCTGACCATGTTCCTGATGCCGATTCACGCGCCCGGCGTGACGCTGCGGCGCATCGAGCAGATCGACGGCTCCAACGAGTTCTGCGAGGAGTTCTTCGACGGGCTGCGCCTGGACGATTCCGCGGTCGTCGGTGAGGTCAACAAGGGCTGGGAAGCTGCGGGGCGCTTACTGTTTCACGAACGCCGCGCCGTCGGGCAGGGCTCGGAATTCGCCAGCGGCCGCGGCCGCGAGCGGTCGGAAGATTCCTACTCCGACTACTTCGCCCTGGCCGAGGCGGCCGGCAAGGCCGACGATCCGTTGACACAGGACAAGATTGGCCGGGTGCTGGCCCGCCGGATGGTGCGCGACGGCCTCGTCGAACACGTGGCCGCTGCGATGCGCGACGGCACGCTACCGCCCGCGGCGGGCTCGATCATCCGGCTCTTCCACTCCGATGTGACCTTCCTGCAGGTCGACACCGCGGTGGACATCGTCGGTGCCCTCGGCGTCGTCGACGACGAGCACGCGCTGCTGAAGGTCGGGGAGCGCTACCTGTCCCGCCAAACCGTCGCGCTGGGCGGCGGCAGTGATGAGATGGCCCGCAACGTGATTGGGGAACGCGTGCTCGGCCTGCCCCGCGAATACGCCGCGGACCGTGGCGTGCCGTTCAATCAAGTGCGGCACAACAAGGCCCGCTAG
- a CDS encoding carboxymuconolactone decarboxylase family protein yields the protein MADRHPVRLTPLPAGEWDDRSRRAIASLIPAERANPTGAGNILSTLVRHPDLTRAYLPFNTYLLNGSTLSPRVREVALLRVVHRRNCDYLWSHHLPIAHRAGLSAEETDGIRDGHLAAHADQSVLAAVDDLVDTGTVSTPVWDELGCHFTDPQRMDLVFTIGGYCLLAMAVNAFGVEDEEL from the coding sequence ATGGCCGACAGACACCCGGTGCGGCTGACGCCACTGCCGGCCGGCGAATGGGACGATCGCAGCCGCCGCGCAATTGCCTCCCTGATCCCCGCCGAGCGGGCCAACCCCACGGGAGCCGGCAATATCCTGTCCACCCTGGTGCGCCATCCCGATCTGACGCGGGCGTATCTGCCGTTCAATACCTACCTGCTCAACGGCTCCACGCTGTCGCCGCGGGTACGTGAGGTGGCCCTCTTGCGGGTGGTGCACCGGCGCAACTGCGACTACCTGTGGTCGCATCACCTCCCGATCGCCCACCGGGCGGGCTTGAGCGCCGAGGAGACCGACGGCATTCGCGACGGGCATCTTGCCGCCCACGCCGACCAGTCGGTGCTGGCCGCGGTGGACGACCTGGTGGACACCGGCACCGTCTCGACACCGGTGTGGGACGAGTTGGGCTGCCACTTCACCGACCCCCAACGGATGGACCTGGTGTTCACCATCGGGGGCTATTGCCTGCTGGCCATGGCGGTCAACGCCTTTGGCGTAGAAGATGAGGAACTGTGA